From one Streptomyces sp. Q6 genomic stretch:
- a CDS encoding aspartate kinase, producing the protein MGLVVQKYGGSSVADAEGIKRVAKRIVDAKKNGNQVVVVVSAMGDTTDELIDLAEQVSPIPAGREFDMLLTAGERISMALLAMAIKNLGHEAQSFTGSQAGVITDSVHNKARIIDVTPGRIRESLDKGNIAIVAGFQGVSQDKKDITTLGRGGSDTTAVALAAALDAEVCEIYTDVDGVFTADPRVVKKARKIDWISFEDMLELASSGSKVLLHRCVEYARRYNIPIHVRSSFSGLQGTWVSNEPLVKQQGDEPVEQAIISGVAHDTSEAKVTVVGVPDKPGEAAKIFRAVADAEINLDMIVQNVSAASTGLTDISFTLPKSEGRKAIDALEKQKANVGFDSLRYDDQIAKISLVGAGMKTNPGVTAGFFEALTDAGVNIELISTSEIRISVVTRADDVNEAVRAVHSAFGLDSDSDEAVVYGGTGR; encoded by the coding sequence GTGGGCCTTGTCGTGCAGAAGTACGGAGGCTCCTCCGTTGCAGATGCCGAGGGCATCAAGCGGGTCGCCAAGCGGATCGTCGACGCCAAGAAGAACGGCAACCAGGTGGTTGTCGTGGTGTCCGCGATGGGTGACACGACGGATGAGTTGATCGATCTCGCCGAGCAGGTATCCCCGATCCCTGCCGGACGAGAGTTCGACATGCTGCTGACCGCCGGAGAGCGTATCTCCATGGCACTGCTGGCCATGGCGATCAAAAACCTGGGCCACGAGGCGCAGTCGTTCACGGGCAGTCAGGCCGGCGTCATCACCGACTCCGTCCACAACAAAGCCCGGATCATCGACGTCACGCCGGGGCGTATCCGCGAGTCCCTCGACAAGGGCAACATCGCGATCGTCGCCGGGTTCCAGGGCGTCTCGCAGGACAAGAAGGACATCACCACGCTCGGCCGTGGTGGGTCGGACACGACCGCCGTCGCTCTTGCCGCCGCGCTCGACGCCGAGGTCTGTGAGATCTACACGGACGTCGACGGTGTGTTCACCGCCGACCCGCGCGTCGTGAAGAAGGCGCGGAAGATCGACTGGATCTCCTTCGAGGACATGCTGGAGCTCGCGAGCTCCGGCTCGAAGGTGCTGCTCCACCGGTGCGTGGAGTACGCCCGCCGTTACAACATCCCGATCCACGTGCGGTCCTCGTTCAGCGGGTTGCAGGGCACGTGGGTCAGCAACGAACCGCTCGTGAAGCAGCAAGGGGACGAACCCGTGGAGCAGGCGATCATCTCCGGTGTCGCGCACGACACCTCCGAGGCGAAGGTCACCGTCGTCGGCGTCCCGGACAAGCCGGGCGAGGCCGCCAAGATCTTCCGGGCCGTCGCGGACGCGGAGATCAACCTGGACATGATCGTCCAGAACGTCTCGGCCGCCTCCACCGGACTGACCGACATCTCCTTCACGCTCCCCAAGAGCGAGGGCCGCAAGGCCATCGACGCCCTGGAGAAGCAGAAGGCGAACGTCGGCTTCGACTCGCTGCGCTACGACGACCAGATCGCCAAGATCTCCCTCGTCGGCGCCGGTATGAAGACGAACCCGGGTGTCACGGCCGGGTTCTTCGAGGCGCTCACCGACGCGGGCGTCAACATCGAGCTGATCTCGACGTCCGAGATCCGCATCTCCGTGGTCACGCGGGCCGACGACGTGAACGAGGCGGTGCGCGCCGTGCACTCCGCCTTCGGGCTCGACTCGGACTCCGACGAGGCCGTGGTCTACGGAGGCACCGGCCGCTGA
- a CDS encoding S9 family peptidase has product MTSQSNGSMPDWEKRFRAPRVSLPDWAEDAPDRSLFVSNATGTYELYAWDRATGEQRQATDRANGTTDGVLSPDGAWIWWFSDKDGDEFGVWLRQPFAGGPDTEAVPGLAPSYPAGLALGRDGHTAVVGRSTDEDGTTIHVVAPGSDGPVEIYRHRESAGVGDLSHDGTLIAIEHTEHGDAMHSALRVVRLDGSTVAELDDTEGGERELGLEVLGFAPVEGDTRLLVGHQRRGRWEPMVWDTASGEQTDLALDLPGDVSAEWYPDGSALLIVHEFEARGDLWRYEFATGALTKVDTPLGTVSGASARPDGSVEYLWSSAAQPPVVRSTSGAVVLDPPGMKAPASVPVEDVWVEGPGGRVHALVQKPAGATGPLPTVFEIHGGPTWHDSDSFAAGPAAWLDHGFAVVRVNYRGSTGYGREWTDALKHRVGLIELEDIAAVREWAVTSGLADPDRLVLAGGSWGGYLTLLGLGTQPGAWAVGLAAVPVADYVTAYEDEMEALKALDRTLFGGSPDEVPDRFTASSPLTYVDDVKAPVYISAGLNDPRCPIRQIDHYVDRLAARDAVHEVYRYDAGHGSLVVEERIKQVALELDFAKRHLPS; this is encoded by the coding sequence ATGACGAGTCAGAGCAACGGGTCCATGCCCGACTGGGAGAAGCGTTTCCGGGCGCCGCGGGTGTCGCTGCCCGACTGGGCTGAGGACGCGCCGGACCGCTCGCTGTTCGTGTCGAACGCGACAGGGACGTACGAGCTGTACGCGTGGGACAGGGCCACCGGCGAGCAGCGCCAGGCGACGGACCGGGCGAACGGGACGACGGACGGGGTGCTGTCCCCCGACGGCGCGTGGATCTGGTGGTTCAGCGACAAGGACGGCGACGAGTTCGGCGTCTGGCTGCGGCAGCCCTTCGCGGGCGGCCCCGACACCGAGGCCGTCCCCGGGCTCGCGCCCTCCTACCCGGCCGGGCTCGCCCTCGGCCGCGACGGGCACACCGCGGTCGTCGGCCGCTCCACGGACGAGGACGGGACGACGATCCACGTCGTGGCCCCCGGCTCCGACGGCCCCGTCGAGATCTACCGGCACCGTGAGTCCGCCGGCGTCGGCGACCTCAGCCACGACGGCACGCTGATCGCGATCGAGCACACCGAGCACGGCGACGCGATGCACTCGGCACTGCGTGTGGTCCGCCTCGACGGGTCGACGGTCGCCGAGCTCGACGACACCGAGGGCGGCGAGCGGGAGCTGGGCCTCGAAGTGCTCGGCTTCGCGCCCGTCGAGGGCGACACCCGGCTGCTCGTCGGGCACCAGCGGCGCGGCCGCTGGGAGCCGATGGTGTGGGACACCGCCTCCGGCGAGCAGACCGATCTCGCCCTCGACCTGCCGGGCGACGTGTCGGCGGAGTGGTACCCGGACGGGTCCGCGCTGCTGATCGTCCACGAGTTCGAGGCCCGCGGCGACCTGTGGCGCTACGAGTTCGCGACCGGCGCCCTCACCAAGGTCGACACCCCGCTCGGCACGGTCTCCGGCGCCTCGGCCCGCCCCGACGGCAGCGTCGAGTACCTGTGGTCGTCGGCCGCGCAGCCACCGGTCGTCCGCTCGACCAGCGGTGCGGTCGTCCTCGACCCGCCCGGCATGAAGGCTCCGGCGTCCGTGCCGGTGGAGGACGTGTGGGTGGAGGGTCCCGGCGGCCGCGTCCACGCCCTCGTACAGAAGCCGGCCGGCGCGACGGGACCGCTGCCCACCGTCTTCGAGATCCACGGCGGGCCCACCTGGCACGACTCGGACTCGTTCGCGGCGGGCCCGGCGGCCTGGCTCGACCACGGGTTCGCGGTGGTCCGGGTCAACTACCGGGGCTCGACCGGCTACGGCCGCGAGTGGACCGACGCCCTCAAGCACCGCGTCGGCCTGATCGAGCTGGAGGACATCGCGGCCGTCCGCGAGTGGGCCGTCACCTCCGGCCTCGCCGACCCGGACCGGCTCGTCCTCGCGGGCGGCTCCTGGGGCGGCTATCTGACCCTCCTCGGCCTCGGCACCCAGCCCGGCGCCTGGGCCGTGGGCCTCGCGGCGGTCCCGGTCGCGGACTACGTCACGGCGTACGAGGACGAGATGGAGGCCCTCAAGGCGCTGGACCGCACCCTGTTCGGCGGCTCCCCCGACGAGGTCCCGGACCGCTTCACGGCGTCGTCCCCGCTCACGTACGTGGACGACGTGAAGGCCCCGGTCTACATCTCGGCGGGGCTCAACGACCCGCGCTGCCCCATCCGCCAGATCGACCACTACGTGGACCGGCTCGCCGCCCGCGACGCCGTGCACGAGGTCTACCGGTACGACGCCGGGCACGGCTCGCTCGTCGTCGAGGAACGCATCAAGCAGGTCGCGCTCGAACTGGACTTCGCGAAGCGTCACTTGCCGAGCTGA
- a CDS encoding DUF5063 domain-containing protein: MSETTNTATETAVSPAKGSGDATLHATTQNPDDFAVQISDQVASFIVAVTEVAKGDEPDSAVPFLLLEVSQLLLAGGRLGAHEDIVPDERYEPDLGPEAAADEADELRERLALLLDPVDVYSEVFDPYEPRKAPVAARISDDLADVVTDLRHGMAHYRAGRVTEALWWWQFSYFSNWGSTASATLRALQSLVAHVRLNQPLDDLDGLDTDEDLSAAEGSLEEEAGKVMAEEIAGPLGLRPVK; the protein is encoded by the coding sequence ATGTCTGAGACGACGAACACCGCCACCGAGACCGCCGTGTCCCCGGCCAAGGGGTCCGGCGACGCGACCCTGCACGCCACGACGCAGAACCCCGACGACTTCGCGGTCCAGATCTCGGACCAGGTCGCGTCGTTCATCGTGGCCGTGACCGAGGTCGCCAAGGGTGACGAGCCGGACTCGGCCGTGCCCTTCCTGCTCCTCGAGGTCTCCCAGCTGCTGCTGGCGGGCGGCCGGCTGGGCGCGCACGAGGACATCGTCCCGGACGAGCGCTACGAGCCCGACCTGGGCCCGGAGGCCGCCGCCGACGAGGCCGACGAACTGCGCGAGCGGCTGGCGCTGCTCCTCGACCCGGTCGACGTCTACTCCGAGGTCTTCGACCCGTACGAGCCCCGCAAGGCGCCGGTCGCGGCCCGCATCTCGGACGACCTGGCCGATGTGGTCACCGATCTGCGCCACGGCATGGCCCACTACCGCGCGGGCCGCGTCACGGAAGCGCTGTGGTGGTGGCAGTTCTCGTACTTCTCCAACTGGGGCTCGACGGCCTCGGCGACGTTGCGCGCCCTGCAGTCCCTGGTGGCGCACGTCCGCCTCAACCAGCCGCTCGACGACCTCGACGGCCTCGACACCGACGAGGACCTCTCGGCGGCCGAGGGCTCCCTGGAGGAGGAGGCCGGGAAGGTCATGGCGGAGGAGATCGCGGGCCCGCTGGGCCTTCGCCCCGTGAAGTGA
- a CDS encoding DUF6191 domain-containing protein, which translates to MGIAVMVTLPGLVIVLTVIAFVDQGLRLAGRRRRRSQISATGFEQLHATFSPGKQSELKERQSALVLRDDEEDGAPPSRSRVDLDGGRAVIRIRGV; encoded by the coding sequence ATGGGAATAGCCGTGATGGTGACGCTGCCGGGGCTGGTGATCGTGCTGACCGTGATCGCCTTCGTGGACCAGGGGCTGCGCCTGGCGGGCCGCCGCAGGAGGCGGAGCCAGATCTCGGCCACCGGGTTCGAGCAGCTGCACGCCACGTTCTCGCCGGGCAAGCAGAGCGAGCTCAAGGAGCGGCAGAGCGCGCTGGTGCTCCGCGACGACGAGGAGGACGGGGCGCCGCCGTCCCGGTCCCGCGTCGACCTCGACGGCGGTCGGGCCGTCATCCGGATCCGGGGCGTCTGA
- a CDS encoding SURF1 family protein — translation MYRFLLTPRWWGINIFVLLAIPVCVYMGSWQLSRFEDRVQDHRTASERSTANEKAAPEPLASLLPVDTNTSGKRATATGRYDKQLLVPDRDLDGRTGFYVVTLLKVDGTGTALPVVRGWLPGAATAAKAPAPPKGEVTVVGALQASESAGSNGVTTAGGLPSGQVGMISAASLVNVVPYDVYDAWVTLDRADGAMTAVPATTPQGSGLDLKAFQNLGYTGEWFVFAGFVVFMWFRLVRREAEALRDAELGLTEAGEQPA, via the coding sequence GTGTACCGGTTCCTGCTGACCCCCCGCTGGTGGGGGATCAACATCTTCGTCCTGCTGGCGATCCCCGTCTGCGTCTACATGGGCTCGTGGCAGCTCAGCCGTTTCGAGGACCGGGTGCAGGACCACCGGACCGCGAGCGAGCGCAGCACGGCCAACGAGAAGGCGGCCCCCGAGCCGCTCGCCTCGCTGCTGCCGGTCGACACGAACACCTCGGGCAAACGCGCCACGGCGACCGGCCGCTACGACAAGCAGCTCCTGGTCCCGGACCGCGACCTCGACGGACGAACCGGCTTCTACGTCGTGACGCTCCTGAAGGTCGACGGCACCGGCACGGCGCTCCCCGTCGTCCGCGGCTGGCTGCCCGGCGCCGCCACCGCAGCGAAGGCGCCCGCCCCGCCGAAGGGCGAGGTCACCGTGGTCGGTGCCCTCCAGGCGTCGGAGTCGGCGGGCTCGAACGGCGTGACGACGGCCGGTGGCCTGCCCTCCGGACAGGTCGGCATGATCAGCGCCGCGTCCCTGGTGAACGTCGTCCCGTACGACGTCTACGACGCGTGGGTCACCCTCGACCGGGCGGACGGGGCGATGACGGCGGTCCCGGCCACCACCCCGCAGGGCAGCGGCCTCGACCTGAAGGCGTTCCAGAACCTCGGCTACACCGGCGAGTGGTTCGTCTTCGCGGGCTTCGTCGTGTTCATGTGGTTCCGCCTGGTGCGCCGCGAGGCGGAGGCGCTGCGCGACGCCGAACTGGGCCTCACCGAGGCCGGGGAACAGCCCGCCTGA
- the recR gene encoding recombination mediator RecR, whose product MYEGVVQDLIDELGRLPGVGPKSAQRIAFHILQAEPTDVRRLAQALMEVKAKVRFCATCGNVAQEELCNICRDPRRDLSVICVVEEPKDVVAIERTREFRGKYHVLGGAISPIEGVGPDDLRIRELLARLADGTVTELILATDPNLEGEATATYLARMIKPMGLKVTRLASGLPVGGDLEYADEVTLGRAFEGRRLLDV is encoded by the coding sequence GTGTACGAAGGCGTGGTCCAGGACCTCATCGACGAGTTGGGCAGGCTGCCCGGCGTCGGTCCCAAGAGCGCGCAGCGGATCGCCTTCCACATCCTCCAGGCGGAGCCCACGGACGTACGGCGTCTCGCGCAGGCCCTGATGGAGGTCAAGGCGAAGGTCCGCTTCTGCGCGACGTGCGGCAACGTGGCGCAGGAAGAGCTCTGCAACATCTGCCGCGACCCGCGCCGCGACCTGAGCGTCATCTGCGTGGTCGAGGAGCCCAAGGACGTCGTGGCGATCGAGCGGACCCGTGAGTTCCGTGGGAAGTACCACGTGCTCGGCGGGGCGATCAGCCCGATCGAGGGTGTCGGTCCCGACGACCTGCGTATACGAGAACTTCTCGCGCGGTTGGCCGACGGGACGGTCACGGAGCTGATCCTGGCCACCGATCCGAACCTGGAGGGCGAGGCCACGGCGACGTACCTCGCCCGGATGATCAAGCCCATGGGCCTGAAGGTCACCCGCCTGGCCAGCGGCCTCCCCGTCGGGGGCGACCTGGAGTACGCGGACGAGGTCACTCTCGGCCGCGCCTTCGAGGGGAGACGACTGCTAGATGTCTGA
- a CDS encoding YbaB/EbfC family nucleoid-associated protein codes for MIPGGGQPNMQQLLQQAQKMQQDLAQAQEELAQTEVDGQAGGGLVKATVTGSGELRGLVIDPKAVDPDDTETLADLVVAAVAAANENAQALQQQKLGPLAQGLGGGSGIPGLPF; via the coding sequence GTGATCCCCGGTGGTGGCCAGCCCAACATGCAGCAGCTGCTCCAGCAGGCCCAGAAGATGCAGCAGGATCTCGCACAGGCCCAGGAGGAGCTGGCGCAGACCGAGGTCGACGGCCAGGCCGGCGGCGGCCTCGTCAAGGCGACGGTGACGGGCTCGGGTGAGCTTCGCGGCCTCGTCATCGACCCCAAGGCGGTCGACCCGGACGACACCGAGACCCTCGCCGACCTGGTGGTCGCGGCGGTCGCGGCGGCCAACGAGAACGCGCAGGCGCTCCAGCAGCAGAAGCTCGGCCCGCTCGCCCAGGGACTGGGCGGCGGCAGCGGCATCCCGGGCCTCCCCTTCTAG
- a CDS encoding aspartate-semialdehyde dehydrogenase, producing the protein MAVSSARRPTLAVVGATGSVGAVLLQILSQHADIWGEIRLVASARSAGRKLSVRGQEVEVVALEESVFDGVDVAMFDVPDDVSAQWAPVAASKGVVVVDNSAAFRMDPDVPLVVPEVNPHAARVRPRGIVANPNCTTLSMIVAVGALHAEFGLRELVVSSYQAVSGAGRAGVETLRAQLSLVAGTELGTSPGDVRRAVGDQTGPFPEPVALNVVPWAGSLREDGWSSEEMKVRDESRKILGLPALPVAVTCVRVPVVTTHSLTVHARFQSEVTVDRAREILATAPGVVLFDNPAAGEFPTPADAVGTDPTWVGRVRRSLDDPTGLELFVCGDNLRKGAALNTAQIAELVAGEFA; encoded by the coding sequence ATGGCTGTGTCCTCCGCGCGGCGTCCGACGCTCGCGGTCGTGGGAGCGACCGGGAGCGTCGGTGCCGTTCTGCTCCAGATCCTGTCGCAGCACGCGGACATCTGGGGTGAGATCCGCCTGGTCGCCTCGGCGCGCTCGGCCGGCCGCAAGCTCAGCGTGCGCGGCCAGGAGGTCGAGGTCGTCGCCCTGGAGGAGTCGGTCTTCGACGGGGTCGACGTCGCGATGTTCGACGTGCCCGACGACGTCTCCGCCCAGTGGGCGCCCGTCGCCGCGTCCAAGGGCGTGGTGGTCGTCGACAACTCGGCCGCCTTCCGGATGGACCCGGACGTGCCGCTCGTCGTCCCCGAGGTCAATCCGCACGCCGCGCGCGTGCGGCCGCGCGGCATCGTCGCGAACCCCAACTGCACGACCCTGTCGATGATCGTGGCCGTGGGCGCGCTGCACGCCGAGTTCGGGCTGCGCGAGCTGGTGGTGTCGAGCTACCAGGCCGTGAGCGGCGCGGGGCGCGCCGGGGTCGAGACGCTGCGGGCGCAGCTCTCCCTCGTCGCCGGTACGGAGCTGGGGACCAGCCCGGGTGATGTGCGGCGGGCCGTCGGTGATCAGACCGGGCCGTTCCCCGAGCCGGTCGCGCTGAACGTCGTGCCGTGGGCCGGATCGCTCCGGGAGGACGGCTGGTCGTCGGAGGAGATGAAGGTGCGGGACGAGTCCCGCAAGATCCTCGGCCTGCCCGCTCTGCCGGTCGCCGTCACCTGCGTACGGGTGCCGGTGGTCACCACGCACTCCCTGACCGTCCACGCCCGCTTCCAGAGCGAGGTCACCGTGGACCGGGCCCGCGAGATCCTCGCGACCGCGCCCGGTGTCGTGCTCTTCGACAATCCGGCCGCCGGTGAGTTCCCCACGCCGGCCGACGCGGTGGGCACCGATCCGACGTGGGTGGGGCGCGTCCGGCGCTCGCTCGACGATCCGACCGGGCTCGAACTCTTCGTGTGCGGGGACAATCTCCGTAAAGGCGCCGCTTTGAACACCGCGCAGATCGCCGAGTTGGTCGCGGGGGAGTTCGCTTAG
- a CDS encoding SigE family RNA polymerase sigma factor, whose product MAEVLDFTAVQARGAALRPHLAPLGTRRPRGGAAGGMPVIAPMPATRPTRVPAQAQGADEAMEAAGTTVDHLTETYRAHYRSLLGLAALLLDDTASCEDVVQEAFIRVHSARKRVREPEKTLAYLRQTVVNLSRSTLRRRILGLKLLTKPMPDMASAEEGAYDLLERDALKKALKGLQRRQREVLVLRYFADMTEAQVADALGISLGSVKAYGSRGIAALRVAMEEPV is encoded by the coding sequence GTGGCAGAGGTACTGGACTTCACAGCGGTACAGGCGAGGGGCGCGGCCCTTCGTCCGCACCTCGCTCCCCTCGGAACGCGTCGGCCCCGTGGGGGCGCGGCCGGCGGCATGCCGGTGATCGCCCCCATGCCAGCGACGCGGCCGACGCGTGTACCGGCGCAGGCGCAGGGCGCTGACGAGGCGATGGAGGCAGCAGGCACCACCGTCGACCACCTGACCGAGACCTACCGGGCCCACTACCGATCGCTCCTCGGGCTCGCGGCACTCCTCCTCGACGACACCGCCTCCTGCGAGGACGTGGTCCAGGAGGCGTTCATCCGCGTCCACTCGGCGCGCAAGCGGGTCAGGGAGCCGGAGAAGACGCTGGCGTACCTGCGCCAGACCGTCGTGAACCTCTCGCGGTCCACCCTGCGCCGCCGCATCCTCGGGCTGAAGCTCCTCACCAAGCCGATGCCCGACATGGCGAGCGCCGAGGAGGGGGCGTACGACCTCCTGGAGCGGGACGCCCTGAAGAAGGCGCTCAAGGGGTTGCAGCGGCGCCAGCGCGAGGTGCTCGTGCTGCGCTACTTCGCGGACATGACCGAGGCGCAGGTCGCCGACGCGCTGGGGATATCCCTGGGCTCGGTGAAGGCGTACGGGTCTCGCGGCATAGCGGCTCTGCGGGTCGCCATGGAGGAGCCGGTATGA
- a CDS encoding helix-turn-helix transcriptional regulator, protein MPEEPAQQQDTEHVGRRVLRLRTERGLTQRQVAEPAYTPAYISTLEAGRVRPSDAALRHIAERLGVTYEELATGRPAHLATDLRLRLTEAQRALATGAASEAALCYQELSAEAERHGLDAERAAAELGLGECALESGELTLARAHFDTADALLTEAGAPLPQRAPVIRARAVAHYLSGSLRYACYLLETALDELNTSGLHDPDALVLLYTASIAPYMDMGAHARAAQAAELALSLAPHVGDPALVAQMHRSVARTLLAEGKVAQADASLAKAAELYQQLQIRTELAHCHWMRGYVHAQAGRLDDAESELRTARDMLSAKRAALYTQQVEVELADVLRRLGRAEEAERMLRALLGVIGPERGAVHAAGAHRMLGLIAQESGGTERAEEHYVTALSLLERAGAAGDLADLCRLLGDLYRRAGRIEAALDTYRTGLGHRAAPGTTTLGPAPARPPL, encoded by the coding sequence ATGCCCGAAGAACCAGCTCAGCAGCAGGACACGGAGCACGTGGGCCGCCGCGTCCTGCGCCTGCGCACCGAGCGCGGACTCACCCAGCGCCAGGTCGCCGAACCCGCGTACACCCCCGCCTACATCTCCACCCTGGAGGCGGGACGCGTCCGCCCCTCGGACGCGGCGCTGCGGCACATCGCCGAGCGTCTCGGTGTCACGTACGAGGAACTGGCCACGGGCCGGCCCGCGCATCTGGCGACGGACCTGAGGCTGCGGCTCACCGAGGCGCAGCGCGCCCTCGCCACGGGCGCCGCGAGCGAAGCCGCCCTGTGCTACCAGGAGTTGAGCGCGGAGGCCGAGCGGCACGGGCTCGACGCGGAGCGCGCGGCGGCCGAACTCGGACTCGGCGAATGTGCGCTGGAGAGCGGCGAACTGACCCTGGCGCGCGCCCACTTCGACACCGCCGACGCCCTGCTCACCGAGGCGGGGGCGCCGCTGCCGCAGCGGGCGCCGGTGATCCGGGCGCGGGCCGTGGCCCACTACCTGTCCGGGTCCCTGCGCTACGCCTGCTACCTCCTGGAGACGGCCCTGGACGAGCTGAACACGTCCGGGCTGCACGACCCGGACGCCCTCGTACTCCTCTACACCGCGTCCATCGCCCCCTACATGGACATGGGCGCCCACGCGCGCGCCGCCCAGGCCGCCGAACTGGCCCTCTCGCTCGCCCCGCACGTCGGCGACCCGGCGCTCGTCGCGCAGATGCACCGCTCCGTGGCCCGCACCCTGCTCGCCGAGGGCAAGGTCGCCCAGGCCGACGCGTCCCTGGCGAAGGCGGCCGAGCTGTACCAACAGCTCCAGATCCGCACCGAGTTGGCGCACTGTCACTGGATGCGCGGATACGTCCACGCGCAGGCGGGCCGGCTCGACGACGCGGAGAGCGAACTGAGGACCGCGCGCGACATGCTCTCCGCCAAGCGGGCCGCCCTCTACACGCAGCAGGTCGAGGTCGAACTGGCCGATGTGCTGAGGCGGTTGGGCCGCGCCGAGGAGGCCGAGCGGATGCTCCGGGCGCTGCTCGGCGTGATCGGTCCCGAGCGCGGCGCCGTGCACGCGGCGGGCGCGCACCGCATGCTCGGCCTGATCGCCCAGGAGTCGGGCGGCACCGAGCGCGCCGAGGAGCACTACGTCACCGCCCTCAGCCTGCTCGAACGCGCGGGAGCGGCGGGGGACCTGGCCGACCTGTGCCGGCTGCTCGGCGACCTGTACCGCCGCGCGGGCCGCATCGAGGCCGCCCTGGACACCTACCGCACGGGCCTCGGGCACCGCGCGGCGCCCGGCACCACGACCCTGGGCCCGGCCCCGGCCCGGCCGCCGCTGTGA